In Microbacterium cremeum, a genomic segment contains:
- a CDS encoding alpha-L-rhamnosidase has product MSVIVDAPRIEHHREPLGIGERMPRLSWIVSSAPTGWRQAAYRVDVERDGATESFEVESDEQVLVDWPAAPLGSREIATVRIAVRGADGTWSEASVPTAVETGLLEPSDWIARPVGATRNENPQSDERRPSLVRREFEVRDDLVRARLYATAHGLYEAELNGERVGDDTLSPGWTVYGPRLRYYTYDVTDLVRPGANAIGAWLGDGWYRGRLGWRGGFRNVYGTDQSFLGQLELTYADGTREVVATDHTWRTAASPILHSGIYDGEDYDAREEQPGWSTPGFDETGWEIAQERHRDPATLVAPTAPPVRCTEELRPVEVLTGPSGSRILDFGQNLVGRVRLRVSGEAGTTVRLRTAEVMQDGEIYTRPLRAARSADNYTLAGRDIEEWEPRFTFHGFRYVEVSGWPGDLDADIAAGALVARVYHTDLERTGWFESSDPALNRLHQNVLWGMRGNFVDIPTDCPQRDERVGWTGDIQVFGPTAATLYDVSGMLAGWLRDVEIEQLPDGTVPWYVPVIPADRMWTPLRPGAAWGDVATLLPWTLYERFGDTGVLRAQFDSARRWVDLIERISGPSRLWNTGFQLGDWLDPAAPPNDPADARTDRYLVATAYFAKSARTVARMAEALGWDAEAARYDTLADEVAAAFTAEYVNDDGTMTSDAQTAYALGLQFDLLTDPKMRDAAASRLAQLVHEAGNRIATGFVGTPLVSDALSANGHIDAAYDLLLERECPSWLYQVEQGATTVWERWDSLLPDGTVNPGQMTSFNHYALGAVADWMHRVIAGLAPASSGYRRIRFAPRPGGGLTSASARQLTPYGEAAIAWQIEGGTLEVEVRVPVGVEAVLDLEGADEETLGSGIHSRTVPLSS; this is encoded by the coding sequence ATGTCCGTCATCGTCGACGCGCCTCGGATCGAACACCACCGCGAACCCCTGGGGATCGGCGAACGGATGCCGCGGCTGTCGTGGATCGTGAGCTCCGCGCCGACGGGCTGGCGGCAGGCCGCCTACCGCGTCGACGTCGAACGCGACGGCGCGACGGAGTCCTTCGAGGTCGAGAGCGATGAGCAGGTGCTGGTCGACTGGCCCGCCGCACCGCTGGGCTCGCGCGAGATCGCGACGGTGCGGATCGCGGTGCGAGGCGCCGACGGCACGTGGTCCGAGGCATCCGTCCCCACCGCTGTCGAGACGGGACTGCTCGAGCCGTCGGACTGGATCGCGAGGCCCGTCGGAGCGACGCGTAACGAGAACCCGCAGTCGGATGAGCGGCGGCCGTCGCTCGTGCGTCGCGAGTTCGAGGTGCGCGACGACCTCGTGCGGGCGCGGCTCTACGCCACGGCGCACGGCTTGTACGAGGCCGAGCTCAACGGCGAGCGCGTCGGCGACGACACGCTCTCGCCCGGATGGACCGTGTACGGTCCGCGCCTGCGGTACTACACGTACGACGTGACCGACCTGGTGCGGCCGGGCGCCAACGCGATCGGCGCGTGGCTCGGCGACGGCTGGTACCGCGGCCGGCTGGGCTGGCGCGGCGGGTTCCGCAACGTGTACGGCACCGACCAGTCGTTCCTCGGCCAGCTCGAGCTGACCTATGCCGACGGCACGCGCGAGGTCGTCGCGACCGACCACACGTGGCGCACCGCCGCGAGCCCCATCCTGCACAGCGGCATCTACGACGGCGAGGACTACGACGCCCGCGAGGAGCAGCCGGGCTGGTCGACGCCGGGCTTCGACGAGACCGGGTGGGAGATCGCCCAGGAGCGACACCGCGACCCGGCCACGCTCGTCGCACCCACGGCTCCCCCGGTGCGCTGCACCGAGGAGCTGCGCCCCGTCGAGGTGCTCACCGGCCCGAGCGGCTCGCGCATCCTCGACTTCGGCCAGAACCTCGTCGGCCGCGTGCGCCTCCGGGTCTCGGGCGAGGCGGGGACGACGGTGAGGCTCCGCACCGCCGAGGTGATGCAGGACGGCGAGATCTACACGCGCCCGCTGCGCGCCGCGCGCTCGGCCGACAACTACACGCTCGCCGGGCGCGACATCGAGGAGTGGGAGCCGCGCTTCACCTTCCACGGCTTCCGCTACGTCGAGGTGTCGGGCTGGCCCGGCGACCTCGACGCCGATATCGCCGCGGGAGCACTCGTCGCGCGGGTGTACCACACGGATCTGGAGCGCACCGGCTGGTTCGAGTCGTCCGATCCCGCGCTCAACCGCCTGCACCAGAACGTGCTGTGGGGCATGCGCGGCAACTTCGTCGACATCCCCACCGACTGCCCGCAGCGCGACGAACGCGTCGGCTGGACCGGCGACATCCAGGTGTTCGGCCCGACCGCCGCGACGCTGTACGACGTCTCGGGAATGCTCGCCGGATGGCTGCGCGACGTCGAGATCGAGCAGCTGCCCGACGGCACCGTGCCCTGGTACGTGCCGGTCATCCCCGCCGACAGGATGTGGACCCCGCTGCGGCCGGGAGCCGCGTGGGGCGACGTCGCCACCCTGCTGCCGTGGACGCTGTACGAGCGGTTCGGCGACACCGGCGTGCTGCGCGCGCAGTTCGACAGCGCGCGACGCTGGGTCGACCTGATCGAGCGCATCTCGGGACCCTCGCGACTGTGGAACACCGGTTTCCAGCTGGGCGACTGGCTCGACCCGGCTGCTCCTCCGAACGACCCTGCCGATGCCCGCACCGACCGCTACCTCGTGGCCACCGCGTACTTCGCGAAGTCCGCGCGCACCGTCGCCCGCATGGCGGAGGCGCTGGGCTGGGATGCCGAGGCTGCGCGGTACGACACGCTCGCCGACGAGGTGGCCGCCGCCTTCACGGCCGAGTACGTGAACGACGACGGCACCATGACCAGCGACGCGCAGACGGCGTACGCCCTCGGCCTGCAGTTCGACCTCCTCACCGATCCGAAGATGCGGGATGCCGCGGCATCCCGTCTCGCGCAGCTCGTGCACGAGGCCGGCAACCGCATCGCGACCGGGTTCGTCGGGACGCCTCTCGTGTCGGACGCGCTCAGCGCGAACGGGCACATCGATGCGGCGTACGACCTGCTTCTGGAGCGCGAGTGCCCGTCGTGGCTCTACCAGGTGGAGCAGGGCGCGACCACGGTGTGGGAGCGCTGGGACTCGCTGCTGCCGGACGGCACGGTGAACCCGGGCCAGATGACCTCTTTCAACCACTACGCCCTGGGCGCGGTCGCGGACTGGATGCACCGGGTGATCGCGGGGCTCGCTCCGGCATCATCTGGGTATCGGCGGATCCGCTTCGCGCCGCGGCCGGGCGGCGGATTGACGTCGGCTTCGGCTCGGCAGTTGACCCCGTATGGAGAGGCTGCGATCGCGTGGCAGATCGAGGGCGGGACGCTCGAAGTCGAGGTGCGAGTACCGGTCGGGGTCGAGGCGGTGCTGGATCTCGAGGGCGCTGACGAGGAGACGCTGGGCAGCGGCATCCATTCGCGGACGGTGCCGCTTTCGAGCTGA
- a CDS encoding YciI family protein, with protein sequence MTQYFLTMPRDTATEPTMESMQEFDPAEFAAVIAAVDEFNTALKDSGAWLFAGGLNPPSTAKTVDVTSGEPRVLDEPFVQADSYVGGFWVIEAPDEDAAVEWASKIAVVLQSRIEVRALQEAPEA encoded by the coding sequence ATGACGCAGTACTTCCTGACCATGCCGCGCGACACCGCGACCGAGCCGACGATGGAGTCGATGCAGGAGTTCGACCCCGCCGAGTTCGCCGCCGTGATTGCGGCGGTCGACGAGTTCAACACCGCGCTGAAGGACTCCGGTGCATGGCTCTTCGCCGGCGGGCTCAACCCGCCCTCGACCGCGAAGACCGTCGACGTGACCTCCGGTGAACCCCGCGTGCTCGATGAGCCGTTCGTCCAGGCGGACTCGTACGTCGGCGGATTCTGGGTGATCGAAGCGCCCGACGAGGATGCCGCCGTCGAGTGGGCGTCCAAGATCGCTGTGGTCCTGCAGAGTCGTATCGAGGTCCGGGCGCTCCAGGAGGCGCCCGAGGCCTGA
- a CDS encoding RidA family protein, whose product MPREIITTPDAPSSPLYSQAVRAGTHIYVSGTVGVDMATGALAGDTIQEQTRQAFANCEAILKAAGAGLEDIVEIGVLLTRPEDFAGLNEEYARWFPSASPARYVAKLGVDLPGILVSIRMTAVTA is encoded by the coding sequence ATGCCGAGGGAGATCATCACGACGCCGGACGCTCCGAGCTCGCCGCTCTACAGTCAGGCAGTGCGCGCGGGGACGCACATCTATGTCTCGGGCACGGTGGGCGTAGACATGGCGACGGGCGCTCTCGCCGGCGACACCATCCAGGAGCAGACCCGCCAGGCATTCGCGAACTGCGAGGCGATCCTGAAGGCGGCCGGCGCGGGGCTCGAGGACATCGTCGAGATCGGCGTCCTGCTCACGCGCCCGGAGGACTTCGCGGGCCTCAACGAGGAGTACGCGCGCTGGTTCCCGTCAGCATCCCCCGCACGGTACGTCGCGAAGCTCGGCGTCGACCTGCCCGGCATTCTCGTATCCATCCGGATGACCGCCGTCACTGCGTAG
- a CDS encoding SDR family oxidoreductase, translating into MLPNSPAPSALPPSGIDPDDLATTLRVLGSVSSVDETHPDYIAVRRATAAMFKAVKKERRREIREAIAAADRAVVAATATGAPDRIDDETRGIPISSSTTARTAGTLLKPRACYICKQPYTVVDAFYHQLCPTCAAMSHAKRDARTDLTGKRALLTGGRAKIGMYIALRLLRDGAHTTITTRFPRDAVRRFSSLPDAPEWIDRLKVVGIDLRDPAQVIGLAEDVAAAGPLDILINNATQTVRRSPGAYQPLVDAELAPLPSGPLPELVTFGHTNDRHPQALERSVTAHPILAAAAARADELTEQAMAAGSSSLERLAAGTAIDAGGLIPDLDRTNSWVQSVDEVDPLEMLEVQLANTTAPFLLVSKLRRSLAASPARRTYVVNVSAMEGVFNRGYKGPGHPHTNMAKAAVNMLTRTSARELFETDRILMTSVDTGWITDERPHPTKVRLAEEGFHAPLDLVDGAARVYDPIVRGEAGEDLFGIFLKDYAPGQW; encoded by the coding sequence GTGCTTCCCAACTCCCCCGCGCCCTCCGCTTTGCCGCCGAGCGGCATCGACCCGGACGATCTGGCGACCACCTTGCGGGTGCTCGGCAGCGTGTCCAGTGTCGACGAGACGCACCCCGATTACATCGCCGTGCGTCGTGCGACCGCCGCGATGTTCAAGGCCGTGAAGAAGGAGCGCCGTCGCGAGATCCGTGAGGCGATCGCCGCCGCCGACCGCGCGGTCGTCGCGGCCACGGCCACCGGCGCGCCCGACCGCATCGACGACGAGACGCGCGGCATCCCCATCTCGAGCTCGACAACCGCTCGAACCGCGGGAACCTTGCTCAAGCCGCGCGCCTGCTACATCTGCAAGCAGCCCTACACGGTCGTCGACGCGTTCTACCACCAGCTCTGCCCCACCTGCGCGGCGATGAGCCATGCGAAGCGCGATGCGCGCACTGACCTCACGGGCAAGCGCGCGCTCCTCACCGGCGGCCGCGCGAAGATCGGCATGTACATCGCGCTCCGGCTGCTGCGCGACGGCGCGCACACGACGATCACCACCCGCTTCCCACGCGATGCGGTGCGCCGCTTCAGCAGCCTGCCCGACGCGCCGGAGTGGATCGACCGGCTCAAGGTCGTCGGCATCGACCTGCGTGACCCGGCGCAGGTGATCGGGTTGGCGGAGGACGTCGCGGCCGCGGGGCCGCTGGACATCCTCATCAACAACGCGACGCAGACCGTGCGCCGCTCGCCCGGCGCGTATCAGCCGCTCGTCGACGCGGAACTGGCTCCGTTGCCGTCTGGCCCACTCCCCGAGCTGGTCACGTTCGGCCACACCAACGACCGCCATCCGCAGGCGCTCGAGCGCTCGGTGACCGCGCACCCGATCCTCGCCGCAGCCGCCGCACGCGCCGACGAACTCACCGAGCAGGCGATGGCCGCGGGCTCGAGCTCACTCGAGCGCCTCGCCGCAGGTACGGCGATCGACGCCGGTGGGCTCATCCCCGATCTCGACCGCACGAACTCGTGGGTGCAGAGCGTCGACGAGGTCGATCCGCTCGAGATGCTCGAGGTGCAGCTCGCGAACACCACCGCGCCATTCCTGCTTGTCTCGAAGCTGCGCAGGTCGCTGGCGGCGAGCCCGGCGCGGCGCACCTACGTGGTGAACGTGAGCGCGATGGAGGGTGTGTTCAATCGCGGCTACAAGGGTCCGGGGCATCCGCATACCAACATGGCCAAGGCGGCCGTCAACATGCTGACGCGCACGAGCGCGCGCGAGCTATTCGAGACCGACCGCATCCTCATGACGAGCGTCGACACCGGCTGGATCACGGACGAGCGCCCGCACCCGACGAAGGTGCGGCTCGCCGAGGAAGGCTTCCACGCTCCGCTGGACCTCGTCGACGGCGCTGCTCGCGTCTACGACCCGATCGTGCGCGGCGAGGCCGGAGAGGACCTGTTCGGCATCTTCCTCAAGGACTACGCCCCGGGCCAATGGTAA
- a CDS encoding 6-pyruvoyl trahydropterin synthase family protein, which translates to MTYSLTVRDHMMIAHSFTGETFGPAQRLHGATYVVDATFRAGALDADGVVVDIGRASDALRGILSTLSYRNLDDEPEFAGVNTTTERLCSVVAERLVEIVRADGLGGGNLTGIEVTLHESHVAWASYAVAL; encoded by the coding sequence ATGACGTACTCGCTCACCGTCCGCGACCACATGATGATCGCCCACAGCTTCACGGGCGAGACGTTCGGCCCCGCCCAGCGGCTGCACGGTGCGACGTACGTCGTGGACGCGACCTTTCGCGCCGGCGCGCTCGACGCCGACGGCGTGGTGGTCGACATCGGGCGCGCGTCGGACGCGCTGCGCGGCATCCTGTCGACGCTGTCGTACCGCAATCTCGACGACGAGCCGGAGTTCGCCGGCGTCAACACGACCACCGAGCGCCTGTGCAGCGTCGTCGCAGAGCGCCTTGTCGAGATCGTGCGGGCGGACGGCCTCGGCGGCGGGAACCTCACGGGGATCGAAGTGACGCTGCACGAGTCGCACGTCGCATGGGCGTCGTACGCGGTGGCGCTGTGA
- a CDS encoding zinc-dependent alcohol dehydrogenase, whose protein sequence is MRATAYWIDAPARGALRGEAVPGPGAGEVLVRTLYTGISRGTESLVFRGEVPAGERERMRAPFQAGDFPGPVKYGYLNVGVVEQGPTGLVGRTVFALYPHQSAFVVPAGSVAIVPDDVPARRAVLAGAVETAVNIVWDAAPLVGDRVTVVGAGMIGCAVAHLARGIPGVEVVIVDIDGAKAEVCERLGIAYARPADAPPDRDLVIDTSGSDEGLQLAIDTAGAEGEIIEASWFGDRAASVRLGGAFHSRRLTIRSSQVGMVAPRRRGTRTTSDRLALALRLLRDPVFDHLLSGESSWRDLPDVMAAIAAGSLPGLCHTIDWRDAG, encoded by the coding sequence ATGAGGGCCACCGCGTACTGGATCGACGCTCCCGCACGCGGGGCGCTTCGGGGCGAGGCGGTGCCCGGTCCCGGCGCCGGCGAGGTGCTCGTGCGCACGCTGTACACCGGCATCAGCCGCGGCACCGAGTCGCTCGTGTTCCGCGGTGAGGTGCCGGCCGGCGAGCGGGAGCGCATGCGGGCGCCGTTCCAGGCGGGCGACTTCCCGGGTCCGGTGAAGTACGGCTACCTCAACGTCGGCGTGGTCGAGCAGGGCCCGACCGGCCTCGTCGGGCGCACCGTGTTCGCCCTGTACCCGCACCAGTCCGCCTTCGTGGTGCCCGCGGGGTCCGTCGCGATCGTGCCCGATGACGTCCCGGCGCGGCGGGCGGTGCTCGCGGGCGCCGTCGAGACCGCGGTGAACATCGTGTGGGATGCCGCACCGCTCGTCGGCGACCGCGTCACGGTGGTCGGCGCCGGGATGATCGGGTGCGCGGTCGCGCACCTGGCCCGCGGCATCCCGGGCGTCGAGGTGGTGATCGTCGACATCGACGGCGCGAAGGCGGAGGTGTGCGAACGGCTCGGCATCGCCTATGCCCGACCGGCCGACGCCCCGCCGGATCGCGACCTCGTGATCGACACCAGCGGGTCGGACGAGGGCCTGCAGCTGGCGATCGACACGGCCGGCGCCGAGGGCGAGATCATCGAGGCGAGCTGGTTCGGCGACCGGGCCGCGAGCGTGCGGCTCGGGGGCGCCTTCCACTCGCGGCGGCTCACGATCCGCTCCAGCCAGGTCGGGATGGTCGCGCCGCGCCGGCGCGGCACCCGCACCACGAGCGACCGCCTCGCCCTCGCGCTGCGGCTGTTGCGAGACCCCGTCTTCGACCACCTGCTCAGCGGCGAATCGTCCTGGCGCGACCTTCCCGACGTCATGGCGGCGATCGCGGCGGGGTCGCTGCCGGGCCTGTGCCACACGATCGACTGGAGGGACGCCGGATGA
- a CDS encoding VWA domain-containing protein: MLILLGVILVLVVALAVVLGIFLTRETAAEPENEAAPAGDCLASSLRITADPAVAGALEAIVDDLTESRSDCPDVTIKTEDSSVTAEALAAGSEPDFDVWVPDSAMWPARAAGQAELMGVDAADLEVGAAIASTPIVFAATEPTAAALDAEGAGFASLAARTVAPVLPDPSSVSASSAALLALQTALAGDARAFTTLALGLDAGVVPTADEALAAASVATAPTIAVTTEQAVREFNEDAATPLVPVYPADVKPAVAVPIVTLAGASEETRAAVEALSTAVADGGDHLAEHGLRDAAGSAPEPTSDGTDGVVAASDLTDGVNQAAVLRTWQILTAPSRMLSLNDVSGSMFQLATADMRRIDLFEQAAVRAINSLSTDSSLATWVFSSQRIGAQDWQEIVPFGPLSDAAHKQRTIDTANNLDSLVGGGTGLYDSVLAAVKYMRETYVPGQVNLVLLNTDGYNEDDEGLDLQGLLTELEKLRDPAKPVAVIAIGYGPDTDQAALEQIAAATDGAAYQALQPTDIGTVLIDAVTQRGCRPNCG, translated from the coding sequence TTGCTGATCCTCCTGGGCGTGATCCTCGTCCTCGTCGTCGCGCTCGCCGTCGTGCTCGGGATCTTCCTGACGCGCGAAACCGCGGCTGAACCGGAGAACGAGGCGGCGCCCGCTGGGGACTGCCTGGCATCGAGCCTGCGTATCACCGCGGATCCGGCGGTCGCGGGAGCGCTCGAGGCGATCGTCGACGACCTGACGGAATCTCGCTCGGACTGCCCCGACGTGACGATCAAGACGGAAGACAGCTCGGTCACCGCCGAGGCGCTGGCAGCGGGATCCGAGCCCGACTTCGACGTATGGGTACCCGACTCCGCGATGTGGCCGGCGCGTGCGGCGGGTCAGGCCGAGCTCATGGGCGTGGATGCGGCAGACCTCGAAGTCGGCGCCGCCATCGCCAGCACCCCGATCGTCTTCGCGGCGACGGAGCCCACCGCCGCCGCACTCGACGCGGAGGGTGCCGGGTTCGCGAGCCTGGCGGCCCGGACGGTCGCTCCGGTGCTGCCGGATCCGTCGTCGGTCTCTGCGAGCTCCGCCGCGCTGCTGGCGTTGCAGACTGCGCTCGCCGGCGATGCTCGTGCATTCACCACGCTCGCGCTCGGTCTCGACGCCGGCGTCGTTCCGACCGCCGACGAGGCGCTCGCCGCGGCATCCGTTGCGACCGCGCCCACGATCGCCGTGACGACCGAGCAGGCCGTGCGGGAGTTCAACGAGGATGCCGCCACCCCGCTGGTGCCGGTCTATCCGGCCGACGTGAAGCCTGCGGTGGCTGTGCCGATCGTGACGCTGGCGGGTGCCTCGGAAGAGACCCGCGCGGCCGTCGAGGCGCTCTCGACCGCTGTGGCCGACGGAGGCGATCACCTCGCCGAGCACGGTCTGCGCGACGCCGCGGGGAGTGCGCCCGAGCCGACCTCGGACGGCACCGACGGCGTGGTTGCGGCATCCGACCTCACTGACGGCGTCAACCAGGCCGCGGTGCTGCGCACCTGGCAGATCCTCACCGCGCCGTCGCGGATGCTGTCGCTCAACGACGTCTCAGGCTCGATGTTCCAGCTGGCGACCGCCGACATGCGGCGCATCGACCTGTTCGAGCAGGCCGCCGTCCGCGCCATCAACTCCCTGTCGACGGACTCGTCGCTCGCGACCTGGGTGTTCTCGAGCCAGCGGATCGGCGCGCAGGACTGGCAGGAGATCGTTCCCTTCGGTCCGCTGAGCGATGCCGCGCACAAGCAGCGCACGATCGATACGGCGAACAACCTCGACAGCCTGGTCGGCGGCGGCACCGGACTCTACGACAGCGTGCTCGCGGCGGTGAAGTACATGCGCGAGACGTACGTGCCCGGTCAGGTCAACCTGGTGCTGCTGAACACCGACGGGTACAACGAGGACGACGAGGGCCTCGACCTGCAGGGACTGCTCACCGAGCTGGAGAAGCTGCGGGATCCGGCGAAGCCCGTCGCCGTCATCGCGATCGGCTACGGTCCCGACACCGACCAGGCCGCCCTGGAGCAGATCGCCGCTGCGACGGACGGCGCGGCGTATCAGGCGCTTCAGCCGACCGACATCGGCACCGTCCTGATCGACGCGGTCACCCAGCGCGGCTGTCGCCCGAACTGCGGGTAG
- a CDS encoding NUDIX hydrolase translates to MSTSNAAPARARSIRVSAAVIVNDRDELLLVRKTGTTAFMQPGGKPEPHETPAETLSRELYEELGLSVDAADLRPLGSFTAAAANEPGFVVVADVFEADIGDQLPVIAAEIEELRWVARAEAAQLEVAPLARQNFLP, encoded by the coding sequence GTGAGCACCTCGAACGCGGCGCCGGCTCGCGCGCGCAGCATCCGCGTGTCTGCCGCGGTCATCGTGAACGACCGCGACGAGCTGTTGCTGGTGCGCAAGACCGGCACAACGGCATTCATGCAGCCCGGGGGCAAGCCTGAGCCCCACGAGACCCCGGCTGAGACGTTGAGCCGCGAGCTGTATGAAGAGCTGGGATTGTCGGTGGATGCTGCGGACCTGCGCCCGCTCGGATCGTTCACCGCGGCGGCAGCCAACGAGCCCGGATTCGTGGTGGTGGCGGACGTCTTCGAGGCCGATATCGGGGATCAGCTGCCGGTGATCGCGGCGGAGATCGAGGAGTTGCGCTGGGTCGCGCGAGCGGAAGCCGCGCAACTGGAAGTCGCGCCGCTGGCGCGACAGAACTTCCTCCCCTGA
- a CDS encoding glycosyltransferase family 4 protein, with product MSAPAPVVWFVVPGGFDDPGRVSGGNVYDRRVSAELRTLGWDVRIEEVAADAPDGDPLEHLPDGALVLVDGLIAIGSPAAIEAASVRLRVVVIAHMLADAFPDPDPAAIEGERRALPRAHRVIAASAWLRDELTRRGLVAPERLVVAAPGSDQAPLATGTTTGGSLLCVGVVAAHKGHDTLVEALARLGDVPAWTCTFAGSVSTDPGFATRVARAASAAGLSPQISWAGVLSPRELDGAYANADLLVAPSRTETYGIAIGDALGRGIPVIASSVGGIPEATQPPEAALLVPPGDPAALGDALRRWLEDPRLRASMSAAARHAAPARRRWSDTARAVHSALEALS from the coding sequence GTGAGCGCGCCCGCACCGGTCGTGTGGTTCGTCGTTCCCGGCGGTTTCGACGATCCCGGCCGTGTGAGCGGAGGCAACGTGTACGACCGGCGCGTGAGCGCCGAGTTGCGCACGCTCGGGTGGGACGTGCGCATCGAAGAGGTCGCCGCCGACGCGCCCGACGGGGACCCGCTCGAGCATCTCCCCGACGGCGCGCTCGTGCTCGTCGACGGCCTCATCGCGATCGGCTCGCCGGCGGCGATCGAGGCGGCCTCGGTGCGGCTGCGCGTCGTCGTGATCGCGCACATGCTGGCCGACGCGTTCCCCGACCCCGACCCCGCGGCGATCGAGGGCGAGCGGCGGGCACTTCCCCGCGCACACCGCGTCATCGCCGCCAGCGCCTGGCTCCGCGACGAGCTCACGCGGCGCGGGCTCGTCGCTCCCGAGCGGCTCGTGGTCGCGGCGCCGGGGTCGGACCAGGCGCCGCTCGCGACGGGCACCACGACGGGCGGGTCGCTCCTGTGCGTCGGCGTCGTCGCCGCGCACAAGGGCCACGACACGCTGGTCGAGGCGCTCGCGCGGCTCGGCGACGTCCCGGCGTGGACGTGCACGTTCGCCGGATCCGTCTCGACCGACCCCGGGTTCGCGACGCGCGTCGCCAGGGCAGCATCGGCCGCCGGCCTGTCGCCGCAGATCTCGTGGGCCGGCGTCCTGAGCCCGCGCGAGCTCGACGGGGCGTACGCGAACGCCGACCTGCTCGTCGCGCCGTCGCGCACCGAGACGTACGGCATCGCGATCGGCGACGCGCTCGGCCGCGGCATCCCGGTCATCGCCAGCAGCGTGGGGGGCATCCCCGAGGCGACCCAGCCGCCCGAGGCGGCCCTGCTCGTGCCGCCCGGCGACCCCGCGGCGCTCGGCGACGCGCTGCGGCGCTGGCTGGAGGACCCGCGCCTGCGCGCGAGCATGTCGGCCGCAGCCCGCCACGCCGCCCCGGCCCGCAGACGGTGGAGCGACACGGCGCGCGCCGTCCACTCGGCGCTCGAGGCACTGTCATGA
- a CDS encoding CDP-alcohol phosphatidyltransferase family protein: MPKVHLAPLSSIAAGLLGLWAIDRFSPLSAVGWTAGLLYLVVSNGLLTRGLHRSGMTVFGWANWATATRSTLVALVTALVAASFVSPVSVPLLVVLASIALVLDAVDGWLARRTHSESELGAQFDMEVDAFLLLVLSVYVAPALGPWVLTIGLLRYAFVVAGWFLPWMRATLPPRYWRKVTTAVAGIALTAAASGLLPAWASMAVVLIALALLVESFGRDVLWLVAHRPRVSTRMDAGRRRRNGVIR; this comes from the coding sequence ATGCCGAAAGTTCATCTCGCTCCGCTCTCGTCGATCGCGGCGGGGCTGCTGGGCCTCTGGGCGATCGACCGGTTCTCACCGCTCTCCGCGGTCGGATGGACCGCCGGACTCCTCTACCTTGTCGTGTCGAACGGACTCCTCACCAGGGGGTTGCATCGCAGCGGCATGACCGTCTTCGGGTGGGCGAACTGGGCCACCGCGACGCGTTCGACGCTCGTCGCGCTCGTCACCGCGCTGGTGGCGGCATCCTTCGTCTCGCCCGTGTCGGTGCCGCTGCTGGTGGTGCTCGCGAGCATCGCCCTGGTGCTCGACGCGGTCGACGGCTGGCTCGCGCGGCGCACGCATTCCGAGAGCGAGCTGGGCGCACAGTTCGACATGGAGGTGGATGCCTTCCTCCTCCTCGTGCTGAGCGTCTATGTCGCCCCGGCACTGGGCCCGTGGGTGCTCACGATCGGGCTGCTGCGGTACGCGTTCGTCGTCGCGGGGTGGTTCCTGCCGTGGATGCGGGCCACGCTGCCGCCGCGTTACTGGCGCAAGGTGACCACAGCGGTCGCGGGCATCGCGCTGACGGCGGCTGCCAGCGGGCTGCTGCCCGCGTGGGCGTCGATGGCCGTGGTGCTGATCGCCCTCGCGCTGCTCGTGGAATCGTTCGGGCGGGACGTGCTGTGGCTCGTCGCTCACCGACCTCGTGTGTCGACCCGCATGGACGCGGGACGGAGAAGAAGGAATGGAGTGATCCGATGA
- a CDS encoding nitroreductase/quinone reductase family protein produces the protein MTIARTLSFFLALLVGSALVAVVGIVVGVRTRNPRVLRFTRTMQRDVLNRRALQDAGTPGSPWAVVRVPGRTSGRVYDTPVGVQRVGDELYISLPYGEGAQWVRNVRAAGGATVVHDGREIEATTPELVPIAGTPMSGADRVAVAIFGVTHALRLRAESSTPVSAR, from the coding sequence ATGACCATTGCGCGCACGCTCTCCTTCTTCCTGGCACTTCTGGTCGGTTCGGCGCTTGTCGCTGTGGTCGGGATCGTCGTGGGAGTGCGCACTCGAAACCCCCGCGTGCTGCGCTTCACACGTACCATGCAGCGCGACGTGCTGAACCGGAGAGCGCTGCAGGATGCCGGCACCCCCGGCTCGCCCTGGGCCGTTGTGCGCGTACCCGGTCGGACCAGCGGCAGGGTGTACGACACGCCCGTCGGGGTGCAGCGCGTGGGCGACGAGCTGTACATCTCGCTCCCCTACGGCGAGGGAGCCCAATGGGTTCGCAACGTCCGCGCCGCCGGCGGTGCGACCGTGGTGCACGATGGCCGCGAGATCGAGGCGACCACGCCCGAGCTGGTTCCGATCGCCGGCACGCCGATGTCCGGCGCCGATCGCGTCGCCGTCGCGATCTTCGGCGTCACGCATGCGCTGCGGCTGCGCGCGGAATCCTCGACGCCCGTCTCCGCTCGTTAG